The DNA window GAAGATTTATGTGCATTAACTGTTGTGATAATTTATTGTGTTGAAGGAACGataataatagtataataaGATGATATAGTGTTTGGTGATGTTGTGGAGGTCGATGAGGGTAATGGTGGAGACAATGAAGTGATGTGAGATAATAGAGGTGGTATTGATGAATTAAGTATAATTGTTATAAGAGAGTCTTATTATTTTCAGGTGATTTAGATAAGTGCACAAGGTCCTtacttttaaaaagaaaagtgaGTTCGTCAAAAGTGACATGTCGAAAGATAAATATTCGTTTAGACAAAATGTGAATATATTTATAACCTTTGTTAGATGAGTTGTAACCAAGGAAACCACATTCAGTAGTATGAAAATCGAGTTTGTGTTGATTGTACATTCGTGTGAGTGGATAGCAAGAATACCCAAATGTCTTCCAAAAATCATAGTCATGAGAAGAGTTAAATATAGTCTTGAATGATGATTGTTGATGTAATGTCGGAGTAGGAAGACAATTGATAAGATATGTGGTCATTTCAAAATCTTCACTCCAATAATGTAGTGGCATAGATGTAAGAGCCAATAAAGTGAGACTAGTTTCCATAATGTGAAGAATTTTTTGTTTAGCAAAACCGTTTTGCTCATTAGTATGTGGGCAAAATAAGTGATGTAAAATATCATGATGATCTGTTAATTATtcgaaatttatattttctcctCCCTAGTCAATttgcaatatttttattttacgaCTAAACAAACTTTAACAAGTCGTAGaaatttgataaacatattCAAAACATCAGACTTTTTCTTTAGCGGATATATCCATGTGAATTTActaaaatcatccacaaaatgtacgaaataacAAAAACTAGTAGACGAAAATTCAGGAGCAAGTCCTTAAACATTCAATGCATTGGGTCTAAATGAGATATGGATGTAAATTTAGAAGCCAAAAAAGATAGTTATGTgctttcccatattgacatgatCTACACAAAATTAGTATTACTACCTAAAACTAGTAATTTAAAGTGTGATATAACTAAAGATGTAATAGCGCTAGAATGATGTTCAAGTCGTGAATGTCAAATTTGAGTCCGAGATCGAATACCAATAAACACTTGTTTATTAGAACATGTTGAAAACGAACTTTCAATAGGGTAAATGCAATAAAGTACGTCCTTGAGTAATCCCTTAAGAAGTACTGTCTTCGTATCTCGGTTTTTAATAAGACAAACATTCGGGTGAAGTTCAAAAAACATGTTATTATTAGATGAAAATATCACGACACTCATCAGATTTTTAGTAATATCTGAACGTGTAAGATATTATGTAAGATGAGAGGTTTTTggtgatttaaaattttagtggtacctataatattataaatatttagaggCATACATTTTTCAACTTTAATAGTTTGAGTACATGTATAAGGAGCATGTACGTGTAGATTATTAAGATCAGAAGTAATATGGTCGGTAACACCCGAATCTGGACACCAAGTGGATTCTACAATAGTACGATGTAACTAACATTGTCGtaagatttataaaatgattaaaacaagggcactcgagagcactatgtccctttacattacatatttgacaaggtggattataaaaataactttcagagcgatgaccaattttatgacaaaaaatACATTGTGGACGATTATTGTCTCGATTCTGTCTTCGATTTTTTCCACCTCCATGCCCATAAATATAAACAACATTCACTGAAACGTCTGAgagtgaaatattttaataatggaattttcttttttaaaatatgagttGTTATTCATGATTTAAAAGGTTGTTTGTCATCTCATTAAACGATAGATTTTGTCTAGAAGTTAGAGCACATATCATTGACTCGAATTCGTCTCTAAGTCCGTTGAGTAGAGTTAGTTGCAGATCTTGATCAGACAGCATATTGTCTGGCAACGATAAGTACATCTGACATATTTCTGATATGTTGAATAAAGTTAAGAAGAGAATCGCTACATTTGTGTGCGTTTAGGAGTTGACTCcgtaattaaaataattgtgcCTATAttgtttcgtgtgtatactcgtgctcATGTCTATATTCGTCTCGTGTCCGTGTCGACTTGTGaccgtgttacgatcgtataaactcataattgtgTCATTATCGTGTCGTCTTGTGCGTGTGTCGTGTCCAACCCACGACctgagtgagataatatcgtattgTGTCGTTCCGTACTAATATTGTGTCGTTCCGTTCTAATATCGTGTTGAATTGTGTCAATTcgtgttaattaattattggcGGAATTTAGTTTAAGGTGGAATTTAGTTTAAGGTCACAATTTGATCTAATAAATGGTTCTAAAGCCAAGAGTCTAAATGTATGAGAAACTTAAAAGAATCAGAATTGTAAAGAGTTCAAAAGACCGTACTTTTCTGATGATGGAATGGAGGAAAATATGCTTCACTATTTGTACAAATATCTGCAAAGTAAttgtctaatattttatttatatgatgatgaagtaaaaatatatatgtatatatcaaTATCATGACAGCATGGAGGCAACTAATTAAAAACCCTATACTACCAATAATTATATGTCTATTTGCCGTCCTGATATTCTCACCCACCAGATTATGacccacttttttttttttataattttattcaatttattttacattaattaattaaattcctCTGGTGTCTAATCAGGTTCTAAAATTAACATCACAACTGCTTATCagtctttttaaaatatattaaattataataaacctACCTAACacaattactttatttttttataaataaattaacctAACAATTACGTAATTTATgcataaattaaaaagaagtctttaaaatattaacaaccCATTAAATCTATTTGGAATGTTTCTTATGTCAATTAATGTTTATTATCATATGATAAGTTTATCCAAATACTGATGGTATATGTTTTATAGATTTTAAACAACAAAATCTATGATACGTTTATTCAatgttttctaaaaataatattgacatTTATGTCAAAAATTAAATTCTAGTGAGTTGTCTAAAAGGagtttgtgtttaattaagttttaaaaactaaaattttgtcatgatatttttttgttaaataaaaccttaaacttgtcaaaattaaagtgatttttattttgtataaatttaattatttagattttgtataccattcaaaatattatatatgttatgtatttttatttcatttttatatttaaagtttgTTTAATTGATCATAACATAATAAACTAATCATTTATCTTAGGTGGCTAATTCACGAAGTTCGTGTTTCTCGGGTTGAGCAATACTAACCTAAACAATGACATGTTTagtaattatgataaaaaaaatatttaaacctgacttgttaatttttaattgactCAAACCTCCTATCTGGTTGATTTGACTAACTCGAACTCAATccgatataattaatatttcagactaaaataacattaacacaaaaaaataataaagttaaatctcaaattcatttaaaaaaacgtTGCTTCTCAGAAGATCTCGGACTGAGTCTATTTACGAAAAAAGAAGCAAAGTGAACTTTGCCTTGAACGGacaaaatttattacaaaagaaaaattataacaaaatttgaatGAGACTTCCTGATTTCAACCCTAACTCAAACAGAGATTGTTGAACCTAGACATTTAATATCTTAGTGTAAAAAACCGTTTTTAGAGAGTTTTAAGAATTGATCAGTGACAAGTTTTGAAGATGTAAAACTAGGAAGtggatttatatataaataaatatattaataagtcctatatataatttttaataataataaaattactttgaaaAAGCAAAGTATGCCCAATGCTCTCCCAGTTGGCCATTTTCCAATCAAAATCCACAAACCATACAAATTGTTTGGCACCTGTGGCCCACCACCATTGTCaccctaaaaaaaatcaacttttcCCATCCTCAACTCAATCAAGGTTTCCACGCACTAGCCCAAACCACCGGCTGTTCCTTCCACGTCAAGAATATTCCGGCGGTGGCTCCGGCGCCTACACTACACTGATTCATTGACCATCCTTCTTTATATCTTCTCAACAAAGCTCTAACATCATCATTCACTTCATCACTAAATAAAACCGGTCCAAACCCACCACCATGAAACCTCCTCGACCACCCCTCCGCCGTCTCTCTCTGTTCAGTCGAATCAGATGGCTCACACGCAACCAGATCCACGATCGCACGTCCAGCAGCTCTCTCGAGCATCAATCTCTCGTTACTCGTCCTCGGAAAACTATCTTCTAATGTCTCgaaataaaccctaaaccatttcAAGCATTCCTCGAAACCTTTTAGGAAACCATACCCGTCGATTCCTATTTCGAGATCGGCTTCCTCCTCAACCACAGTCACCACACGCGGATTCATGTTTCGAAACATGGAGAGGACAGTATCCCGACAGTTTCCAACCGACCGAACAGAATGCAACGTACCTACACTCAAGtcataccaaaaaaaataaaaataaacacttGTCATAAGCCATGATATGATTAACAACAACATCGTACCTATACAGTTAACAGCTAAGGCCTCGTCGTCTTTCAAATCAAGTTGACTTAAGTTCAATCCAGACAGATCTCCCGCGTGATATATTATGTTGAACTTAAACGGAACTCCCATTAGTCTAGCGAATTTCTCCAGCCGACTTCCGATTTCCTTCATAACCCTCTGAACTCCACCGCCGCCCCCGGAAGTTGAGACGACTGTCGTGATTCGTAAGTGAGGTGTGTCGTCGGTTCGAGTCGCGAGTGCTTCGAGTAGAGTTGGCCATTGAGTGCAATAAGTGTTGCTAATATCAACAATGTGAATCTTTGCTTCCCCTTCAACGGCTTCAATGATTGCACCATTACATGCTACGTGACCGAACGTGGTCCAAGGGCTGACCTCTTGAAACCTTAGAACCATTTTTCTAGTTGACTCGAAAGAGCAATTCTTCTCGGATGTAGATGACAACATTTTAAGAGTCCTATGGCCGGAATCTGTCATTCTTCCGAAAAGTGCTTGGAGAAAGTAGGACGCGAGTTTCTGATCCACGTCTCCGTAAGGAGAGCTTATCTCGTTTAACATCCATATGAGTTGTTGTAGGCGGCCGCTGTTCTTGTCAACCAAGGCACGCGCAGCCTCGAGAAGAACGTCGAAAGCCCATTTTCCGGTAGCGAGGGAAGAGGTGAAGTCGTTTGTGATATCGCAAGCGATCGGAGTTAGATTTTGCtgttggtggtggtggtggtggttgtTGTGGTTGTGGTTATAAGGGTTGTAGTAGTTAGTTTGtatggaggaggaagaagagaagTCTTCTTCATCCATGAAAAGGTTGAAGCATTCTTGATCTTgatcttgttgttgttgttgttgatgatgttgGAGATGATTAATGGAGATGGGATAGTTGTTGGATCTAGGAGAACTTGTTGAAGTTGTTCGACTTGTGGTTGTGAAAGAGGATGTCTGATCGGAttgttgatgttgttgatgatgtttgtgttgttgttgttgttggagaTTAACGAGTCTGAATAAGGTATCcatattgtgtttatttttttaagagatgATGGAAATACAAACATGAAAAAGCCAAAGTAATAGTATACTAGAATTACTATTTCTCTAGTGAAATCGATGGAAATAGAATGGGGGTGTCGTTTGTGGGGTTTTAAGAGAAGAATCTGAAAGTTGGATTTTAGTTGGGCTGAGTGATGAAAACACTACTAGTAAGTACTACGGTAGACtcgaaagaagaaagaaaggaagaaagagagagaaagtaaaaaataatggCTATGGAAGTAGCAAAAACATTGCTTTTCTTTATGTTGGGTTGATAACTCCaggaggagagagagagagaaagagagtcTTTCTCTGTCTTCTATGAAGGGAATGGGTGCCAGAAGAATTTCCTTtgtttgtgttcttttattCTTTGTTTGGGAATTGGAGTTGTCTGACatttttgtatttcttttatttatatattattaatttagttgttaattaaaatacttaaaaagcATCTTAAGACATATTTATTGGCATGCTTTGAGAAAACCCTAATATTATAATGTGTAGAATCGGCCGGCTGGTGATGGATGCCAAGATTAGTACCCGCCCCccacttattatttaattattttatgtttgaatttagttatttatacTTTATACTCACTTGGATGGgctaaatcatatatatataatgcataggaaatgaaatTGTGTTGTTTAGATTGGAGGATATAACCCACAAGATTTGTGTCGGGTCAATGGAAAACTCACAAATTGTGCACCAAATAGTATTTGAAAAGTCATGGTTATCAACTTcaactttaaatatttgtagaaaaaatcaaatttaagacatttttaacccttaaaaaaatatcttagtaaattatttgtttattctttaaaattagAATGAGTACcgtgtttataaataaataaataaataataataataattatctaaccactttaaataattgatatataaatagatataataTTCTCTCATAGTCTAGTTgtaataagaggtggatatttCGTCTCTTTGAGAGTTACTAGGTTCGAGCTCGTTAGGAGGTAAATTATGTGTCATTAAATAATCAAGTGTGTTTACTGATTATGTGTTAACCCTTAtagtcatatttttatataaataaattagatatataaatttaattaataactatttattttttctaagatAATTCataactatttaatatatatatatatatatatatatatatatatatatatatatatatatatatatatataaaagaaaacaacCTTATATTAAAGTTGGTCATATATGTTGTCGATTCCCTAAATTTGTGTCTACTTTTCCGTATCAAATCCTTATCAAAAGGGCCTTTATTGCAAttgtttctattatttttacttttttataacacatgaataatttttctttctaaaataattaagaagtttgaattatttaaattttatcatcacatgtaaattttttaatttaaaatgttaaccGGAACAAATTAATGATCAAACTTTAATTTAAGAATAATGAAATAGTATTACTTAATAAACTAAATGTCAGTGAATCGTGtataaactttataaaataaaatagttatatattataaataataatattaccaattaaaatattaaattagtatttatatcgcttttaaataaattaatttttaattatatattaataaattttaagtatttttacttaattgaatttttttaatttcagtcATATATAGGGTAACAATTTGGGTCAGTTTCAGGTTGTCAGATTTGGATTGGAAGATTAACGGGTTAAACGATACTTACTTGAATATGACATGTTTGATAATTAGGGTCAAAATCTATAACTTTTGTTTCTTTGTGATTGAACTAAACATGACTTGTTTGACCCGATTTACCTAACTCAACTCGAACTAAACTAatgtaattaattcaatttttttcgatttagattaaaataatattaacacaaaacaaaaatgaaactaaatcacaaatctatttataaataattttaccaaaaaaaagaGTGagtgtatataaaataataacacaaaactcaacaaaCAAAAATTTGTAAACAGATTATCGGGTCTACTTTGGGTCATTTCAGGTCGACtcaattttgacatgtttactAATTAGGTTAAAAAGGTCAATCCGATATTGACctgaacaaaaaaaattacatgacTCGAACCTGATTTTTGCGTATTCGATTCGGATCGTGTTCTCGTGTTATGTCTAAAATTGTCGGTCATAATATATAGATGAATTTTTAGTGGcattttattaaagttttaaaaataaataaatcaaaaagaattttatttattttgataaatatatttttttaattgacataaaaacactataatttatatttttgagatcacaattaaaattttaaaataaaagtgagtttgatatgtaat is part of the Impatiens glandulifera chromosome 1, dImpGla2.1, whole genome shotgun sequence genome and encodes:
- the LOC124919297 gene encoding protein SHORT-ROOT-like → MDTLFRLVNLQQQQQHKHHQQHQQSDQTSSFTTTSRTTSTSSPRSNNYPISINHLQHHQQQQQQDQDQECFNLFMDEEDFSSSSSIQTNYYNPYNHNHNNHHHHHQQQNLTPIACDITNDFTSSLATGKWAFDVLLEAARALVDKNSGRLQQLIWMLNEISSPYGDVDQKLASYFLQALFGRMTDSGHRTLKMLSSTSEKNCSFESTRKMVLRFQEVSPWTTFGHVACNGAIIEAVEGEAKIHIVDISNTYCTQWPTLLEALATRTDDTPHLRITTVVSTSGGGGGVQRVMKEIGSRLEKFARLMGVPFKFNIIYHAGDLSGLNLSQLDLKDDEALAVNCIGTLHSVRSVGNCRDTVLSMFRNMNPRVVTVVEEEADLEIGIDGYGFLKGFEECLKWFRVYFETLEDSFPRTSNERLMLERAAGRAIVDLVACEPSDSTEQRETAEGWSRRFHGGGFGPVLFSDEVNDDVRALLRRYKEGWSMNQCSVGAGATAGIFLTWKEQPVVWASAWKP